The genomic region GTATAATCACACATATCAAATGATCATCGGCATCCCATGGGAGAACTGACCCTAAATATCAGAAGAAAAGTACAACCTGGCGAGTTAGTTGATATCTCACAGAAAGATCGTGAGAATATATCTGAACTCGATTTTGAACTTCCTGATACAGTCATTGTAAAAAGCTTATCAGGAACGTTTATTGGTCAATTTCGCTGGGAATCAGGGAATGTAAGGCTTCTGATCTGCGATAGATCCAAAGATGACACTACATTACCAATTGTTTTGTTACAATCAATTCCAGAACCCCAAAACAGGTTTTCTAGGATCCTCGAGGGTTGCATAGAATTAGGTGTGGAATTTTTGATACCTTTAGATACATATTACGACAAACCAGTAAACGATCTACAGAAACTAATAAACGCCACCATTGCAGATTCGTCCAAGCAATCAATGACCGATACACCTACAGATATATCAGAGATCATGTCTCTTGATAAAATCGATTGGTCACAATTCAATACCACGAACAAGATCTGTCTGAGCACCGAACCAGTCAACACAATTCGTTTATCTGAGGCTATTTCTATAGACAAACCCCATCTGATCGCTATCGGACCACCTCGTGGCTGGCATAGTAGTGAGATCGAGTATTTTAAAGATCATGGATTCCATTTTGTGAATTTGAGGAGTAATATCCTACGAACTGATACAGCAGGTGTGGTCGTTTCATCAATTATCAAGTATATTCAAGGAGAATTATGAGCAAACCTAGAAAACCTCGTGGTCGCCGTCAGGCACAACGATCAAAGTTCAAGAATGATGAGAAGTTCTTTACGAAAGAGGATATATTTCTTTCACGCATGGCAAGTATACTACTGGTGGATAAGAAGCTGGTTAAATCATTCTTTGGTCAAAGGAATGTTAGTACAATCAGACTCAACAACCTTTTAGAAGATCCTCAAAAGATCAAACAGCATCTGATCGATGCTGGTCTAGACCTTATCGAGGTCGATTGGTCTCCCAACACCTATATTGTCAGTAACATGGATAAGTCAGAGTTAGGCAGAATGCAAGAATATGACAGAGGTTTATTCTATATCCAGAATCTATCCAGTATGTTACCCGTGATAGTCCTCGACCCACAACCCGGAGAGAAGATACTAGATATGACTGCTGCACCGGGAAGTAAGACTTCGATGATAGCAGCACTAACAGGCAATGAGGTGGAGATGATAGCAAATGAAGAGGATCACAGACGGGCAGGAAAACTCAGAGCAGTACTTTCTCAATTTGGCGTAAAACATACTCAAGTGACCGAGAAAGATGCTCGGT from Candidatus Nomurabacteria bacterium harbors:
- a CDS encoding RNA methyltransferase, which produces MGELTLNIRRKVQPGELVDISQKDRENISELDFELPDTVIVKSLSGTFIGQFRWESGNVRLLICDRSKDDTTLPIVLLQSIPEPQNRFSRILEGCIELGVEFLIPLDTYYDKPVNDLQKLINATIADSSKQSMTDTPTDISEIMSLDKIDWSQFNTTNKICLSTEPVNTIRLSEAISIDKPHLIAIGPPRGWHSSEIEYFKDHGFHFVNLRSNILRTDTAGVVVSSIIKYIQGEL
- a CDS encoding RsmB/NOP family class I SAM-dependent RNA methyltransferase; the encoded protein is MSKPRKPRGRRQAQRSKFKNDEKFFTKEDIFLSRMASILLVDKKLVKSFFGQRNVSTIRLNNLLEDPQKIKQHLIDAGLDLIEVDWSPNTYIVSNMDKSELGRMQEYDRGLFYIQNLSSMLPVIVLDPQPGEKILDMTAAPGSKTSMIAALTGNEVEMIANEEDHRRAGKLRAVLSQFGVKHTQVTEKDARFIGKALPDHFDKVLLDAPCSGEGLVYLRGDKPLRFWNIKKIKHMSSLQKQLITSAFDTLKPGGELIYSTCTLEPEENEGVVTHLVEQRKNARIEKIDLVNSDSFKEFSRFTTRGIVKWSGNRFHQESARAIRVIPSAQMQGFFISKISKKK